The DNA segment TGGCTGATTAATCGATCAAGCTCATCAACCCTTCGATCTTGTTCAAGACCTCATGGACCTCTTCTAGTGTATTCTCAGGCGAAAGGCTAAATCGGATGCTTTCAGAAGAACGATCATGGGAACCTGACATTGTCTGAATCACATGTGAAGGAGTGATGGCACTCTCCATGCACGCCGACCCTGAAGAAGCACAAATATTCTGACTATCCAGGAACGTGAGTGTGGCATCGCTATCCATTCCAGGGAGGAATATATTAGTAGTGTTAGGCAGGCGCTGGATCACATGGCCATTGCGCTCAGTATTTGGAACGGCTGCAAGGAGGCCTTCCTCCAAGGCATCGCGGAGTGGGCGAACAGTAGCATCGTAGGCTGGAAGCTTTTTTTGTGCAACGGCTGCTGCAGTTCCGAGGCCAATGATGCCTGCAACATTCTCTGTGCCGCCGCGTCGAGAGCGCTCTTGATGACCGCCGTGCAAGAAGGGCGTGAATGGTGCCCACTTCTGCGCATAGAGGGTACCTATACCTTTCGGAGCGCCGATCTTGTGCCCAGTGAGGGAGAGGTAGTCGATGGGAAGTTCCTCAACCTTCATTGCCAGCTTTCCGACAGCCTGCACGGCATCACAGTGGTAAAGAACCCCCCTGCTGCGGCAGAGTTCGCCGATCTTCTCGACTGGGAACAAGACGCCTGTTTCATTGTTCGCCCACATAAGCGAAACCAGCGCTGTGTCCGAAACAATCGCGTCCTCCAGGTCAGCCATGGTGATCAATCCCTCGCGGTTCACTGGCAGGTAGGTCACCCTGTAGCCGCGAAATTCTTCCAAGAAGCGGTAATAGCTTAGCACGGACGAATGCTCGACCTTCGAGGTGACAATGTGCGTCTTTTGGGTGCTGTGAATGGCGGCATGGATGGCAGTGTTGTTGCTCTCCGTACCGCCACTGGTGAAAAGCACTTCACAAGCTGAATTAGCTCCAATCAAGTCCGCCACTTGTTCACGAGCTCGTTCTATCCCTGATTTTAAATGCGAACCAAATCTGTAAGAGCTGGATGGATTGCCCCATTCTTCAGTCAGGAATGGAAGCATTGCTTCCCTGACCTCAGGCAAGACGGGCGTTGTAGCATTGTGGTCGAGGTAAATCATCCAGACATCAAGATGTAACGCGGCAGCAAGCGTCTTCAATCCTCAGTACCCCCTGATTTGCCCCTCGCGGTAAAATTTGGGTCGTTGCCAGTCCATTTCAGTCGTCGGGGAAGGGGACAGATGTATCATGCTGGGACGGGTTCTTTGAGCCTCTTCCTCAGAACTGCCCAAAGCCGGTCTTCCCGGAGCCTTCCAACACCCCAATTCCCATGCCGCCCTGGATCGAATTTTCTGCCTGTGCCGTATGCGCCATTTCCGGAGTGCTGGCCGCAGAAGGGAAGCGGATGGATCTCTTTGGCGCGCTGGTGCTCGCCCTCGTCACCGCCGTCGGCGGCGGCACCCTTCGTGATCTCTGCCTGGATCTGCCGGTGTTCTGGATCCAGGTGCCGGACTTCGTGACCGTGTCCTTGGTCGCAGCCGTCGGCACGTTTATCCTGGCCAGGTTTTTGGACATGCCCGCACGCGCCCTGGCCGTGGCCGATGCCTTTGGTCTCGCGCTCTTTGCCATCATCGGCAC comes from the Prosthecobacter sp. SYSU 5D2 genome and includes:
- a CDS encoding aminotransferase class V-fold PLP-dependent enzyme; translated protein: MIYLDHNATTPVLPEVREAMLPFLTEEWGNPSSSYRFGSHLKSGIERAREQVADLIGANSACEVLFTSGGTESNNTAIHAAIHSTQKTHIVTSKVEHSSVLSYYRFLEEFRGYRVTYLPVNREGLITMADLEDAIVSDTALVSLMWANNETGVLFPVEKIGELCRSRGVLYHCDAVQAVGKLAMKVEELPIDYLSLTGHKIGAPKGIGTLYAQKWAPFTPFLHGGHQERSRRGGTENVAGIIGLGTAAAVAQKKLPAYDATVRPLRDALEEGLLAAVPNTERNGHVIQRLPNTTNIFLPGMDSDATLTFLDSQNICASSGSACMESAITPSHVIQTMSGSHDRSSESIRFSLSPENTLEEVHEVLNKIEGLMSLID
- a CDS encoding trimeric intracellular cation channel family protein gives rise to the protein MPPWIEFSACAVCAISGVLAAEGKRMDLFGALVLALVTAVGGGTLRDLCLDLPVFWIQVPDFVTVSLVAAVGTFILARFLDMPARALAVADAFGLALFAIIGTEKALMVGSPGLVAVLMGIITGVAGGILRDVLRGEIPVVLRAEIELYATAAGLGATAYVLSVHWLPASPSHRYIGMAIILFLRLAAMYWSVKLPIFITRPRP